In one Clostridia bacterium genomic region, the following are encoded:
- a CDS encoding divalent metal cation transporter, protein MIAFPHSEDKAKSTTAMPLTFVRKAIPGVIAGAADLDPAAVLTGTVVGATFGLSVGWVVLLCIPILIAVFGVSARIGHETRLGLIKLVRENFGVRLAIALAGLVVSVNVLMIVADIRAVSEALSIVLQQRATFFPTIVAFTVWYILTLAGYERVNRTLSLLALFLFAYVGAAYLSIGSTIGHVVTGIVVPKLPASTGYVMGIIAVFGSLLTPDVVVWQTGTKRESGASFHDVESRFGCVVAAVVSLSVVIASSTMKIADPSTMTTSQAAQALSALGQLGPVLFALGIIGSGMVALPILVASLCFSISEAADWSYGLSEHPWEAKRFYVLICIVLLIAVVVNYIGINTVRTLYWSQVMAGIVIVPILFFILWISNDRRIMRTTNTRWQNFWLGGAVGGMVIANAIFFWIELWS, encoded by the coding sequence GTGATTGCTTTCCCGCACTCCGAGGACAAGGCAAAATCGACAACCGCGATGCCCTTGACGTTCGTTCGCAAGGCTATCCCCGGAGTCATAGCCGGCGCTGCCGATCTTGACCCCGCCGCAGTTCTGACTGGCACAGTCGTTGGCGCGACATTCGGATTATCTGTGGGATGGGTAGTGCTGTTATGTATTCCCATCCTGATAGCCGTCTTCGGGGTGTCTGCCCGTATCGGACATGAGACCAGGCTCGGGCTCATCAAACTGGTCCGAGAGAACTTCGGAGTGCGACTTGCCATCGCGCTAGCCGGGTTGGTGGTTTCTGTAAATGTCCTTATGATCGTTGCGGACATCAGGGCTGTCAGCGAAGCGCTCTCAATTGTGCTGCAACAGCGTGCCACATTTTTCCCGACGATAGTGGCGTTCACGGTGTGGTACATCCTGACACTCGCTGGATACGAACGCGTAAACCGTACTTTGTCACTACTTGCGTTGTTCCTGTTCGCGTACGTCGGAGCTGCCTATCTCTCAATCGGCTCCACAATCGGCCATGTTGTGACCGGTATTGTGGTGCCTAAGCTGCCGGCCAGTACGGGATACGTCATGGGCATCATTGCCGTATTCGGGTCACTGCTCACTCCAGATGTTGTAGTTTGGCAGACGGGCACGAAGCGTGAAAGCGGAGCGAGTTTCCACGACGTGGAATCAAGGTTCGGGTGTGTCGTAGCAGCCGTGGTGTCACTCTCTGTGGTCATCGCCTCCTCGACCATGAAGATTGCTGACCCTTCTACCATGACCACGAGCCAGGCAGCCCAGGCGCTTTCCGCACTCGGTCAACTCGGTCCGGTTCTCTTTGCACTCGGCATTATCGGGTCGGGAATGGTTGCGCTGCCCATCCTCGTAGCTTCGTTGTGTTTCAGTATTTCCGAAGCGGCCGACTGGTCCTACGGCTTGAGCGAGCATCCCTGGGAGGCAAAACGTTTTTACGTGCTGATCTGCATCGTTCTGCTGATCGCAGTCGTCGTGAACTACATCGGTATCAATACCGTCCGAACGCTCTACTGGTCGCAGGTCATGGCGGGTATCGTCATCGTCCCCATCTTATTTTTCATTCTATGGATATCTAACGACCGCC
- a CDS encoding TonB-dependent receptor — translation MNRMAKLFGAFVLLFLVTASAVAQVASAELHVTVKDAKGAVVRNATVTVRNETTRIERTQTANTDGEYPFRALPPGRYELSVTAAGFAKAVATEVSVTVGQIAELPVFLQVASVSEVVNVSSEAALVETQRSSAATTIEQARIENLPINGRNYINFALTNSQLARDTAPSIGAAPTSGLNVGGQRARSNQVNVDGMDNVDNSTNGIRSTVSQEAVQEFQLLTNGYSAEYGRASGGVINIITKAGSNDFHGSAFGYLRNRLIQAVNPFSTLADPAYTRVQAGATAGGALVKNRTFYFLSYETTRRHESGYSSIGQNNFGLTQNADITRFINASLGPFGIPPQPNGTFVVPVTPQQATLLGVLPVSAASAQYAVALMGGSVGINGVNPLTAFLKGTGAPAFASLGPNFFAPSVVTGGVPQLDRFPTSFVPLNTLVGNFPVSETTDTWSMRLDHRLTANQQLLFRGSVTPSKGDGIQVNAQGPQNFGQNAWSRTSRQDFHDASGTAQHIWSIGDNKVNEFRFQYSRRGLLYSYSTGPNGSNVAVNIPGVAFFGREPFSYVKRTEQRYQTTDNMSWTIGKHSIKFGADVNYLPLEADFTVNFGGIYNFGDISLPSGLAAPQCQALGLGNAANCGFPVSAVQAYGLGIPQNFIQGVGNPHDEFSNKTLGVFLQDSWRVGRNLTLNYGVRYDVEYTPTFKAATSLAQSAQDALGITQGIPRDFNNVAPRIGLAWDPWGDGKTVVRGSFGMFYDHPLLGLAFDSDVADATQAPQIVLFGGTPSGCSLNAANAFTGRLACLPASFTYLPNEQRFNPAPNTDSVWVNQNFLTAGVPLTMLPFGFPTGKNFVYAYSNQANFTIEHDYGHNLSVSLQYNFNGGHHLNRPINANAVRTDLLIANYKNALAAGDIGAASGPLSVGTVGAPCGVGSGGVPWVAPFIVNFFRPSGLNPSFAPLLGTGGPLNGCNPAVQGLLALDKLGYGVSVPFSDMPSNYSNGSSVYHGFTANVKKRFSKNYEFLASYTWSHSIDDSTDLQSPLSPQNNYRPDLERSNSLFDQRHRFVFSAVYQSGRLGQGFFNKLLSDWTLAPIIEVGSGRPFNIITGIDQNFDFGTTTDRPMMAQAGQTNSCGQTASATEFSPTGFVIPACYKDGQYIGDLGRNTGIRPMTLFTDLRVSRRIRLTERIGLDGVMDVFNLINRRNVADVNPLWDHAGQATAAFDPRQFQFALRLSW, via the coding sequence ATGAACAGGATGGCTAAGCTGTTCGGAGCCTTCGTGCTCCTATTTCTAGTCACAGCGAGCGCTGTGGCCCAGGTGGCGTCCGCCGAACTTCACGTCACCGTCAAAGATGCCAAGGGAGCGGTTGTGCGCAACGCAACCGTCACAGTTCGCAACGAGACAACCAGAATCGAGCGCACGCAAACCGCGAATACGGATGGCGAGTATCCATTTCGCGCGCTTCCGCCCGGACGCTATGAGTTGAGTGTGACGGCTGCTGGTTTCGCCAAGGCTGTCGCTACCGAAGTTTCCGTCACCGTCGGCCAGATCGCTGAGTTGCCGGTGTTCCTCCAGGTTGCGAGCGTTAGCGAAGTCGTCAACGTCTCCTCCGAAGCTGCGCTGGTTGAAACGCAGCGCAGCTCTGCGGCGACAACGATCGAGCAAGCCCGCATCGAGAACCTGCCAATCAACGGGCGCAATTACATTAATTTCGCGCTGACCAATTCACAGCTTGCGCGTGATACCGCGCCTTCCATAGGCGCTGCGCCAACCTCTGGACTGAACGTCGGCGGACAGCGTGCCCGCAGCAACCAGGTGAACGTGGACGGAATGGACAACGTGGACAATTCCACGAACGGCATTCGCTCCACCGTGTCGCAGGAGGCTGTGCAGGAATTTCAGTTGCTGACCAACGGCTACTCGGCTGAGTACGGCCGCGCGTCCGGCGGCGTCATTAACATCATTACCAAAGCGGGCAGTAACGACTTCCACGGCAGCGCCTTTGGGTATCTCCGGAACCGTTTGATTCAGGCGGTGAACCCGTTCAGCACCTTGGCAGACCCGGCATATACGCGAGTGCAAGCGGGCGCTACCGCCGGTGGCGCACTGGTGAAGAACCGTACGTTTTATTTTCTCTCCTACGAAACAACGCGCCGCCACGAGAGCGGTTACAGCAGCATCGGCCAGAACAACTTCGGTCTCACGCAGAATGCCGATATCACGAGATTCATTAACGCATCGCTCGGACCGTTTGGCATACCGCCACAACCGAATGGCACGTTCGTAGTGCCGGTGACGCCGCAGCAGGCTACGTTGCTGGGCGTGCTCCCGGTGAGCGCGGCTTCGGCGCAATACGCCGTGGCGCTGATGGGCGGTTCGGTTGGGATTAATGGCGTCAACCCGCTGACGGCTTTCCTGAAAGGCACGGGAGCGCCGGCATTCGCGTCGCTTGGGCCGAACTTCTTTGCGCCCAGCGTTGTTACTGGAGGCGTGCCGCAACTGGATCGCTTCCCAACCTCGTTCGTGCCGCTGAATACTCTTGTCGGCAACTTCCCGGTTTCTGAAACAACGGACACCTGGAGCATGCGTCTTGACCATCGGCTCACGGCGAACCAGCAATTGCTGTTCCGCGGCAGTGTGACGCCGAGCAAGGGCGATGGCATCCAGGTCAATGCGCAAGGCCCGCAGAACTTCGGCCAGAACGCGTGGTCACGGACCTCGCGGCAAGACTTCCACGACGCTTCGGGAACAGCGCAACATATCTGGAGTATCGGCGACAACAAGGTGAACGAGTTCCGCTTCCAGTATTCACGGCGTGGCCTGCTGTACAGCTACTCCACGGGGCCGAACGGCAGTAACGTCGCGGTCAACATCCCCGGCGTGGCATTCTTCGGACGCGAGCCGTTCAGCTATGTAAAACGCACCGAGCAGCGCTACCAGACGACCGACAACATGTCGTGGACGATCGGCAAGCACAGCATCAAGTTCGGCGCGGATGTGAACTATCTGCCGCTGGAGGCCGACTTCACGGTGAACTTTGGCGGCATCTACAACTTCGGCGATATCAGCTTGCCGTCCGGGCTCGCTGCGCCGCAGTGCCAGGCGCTCGGACTCGGCAACGCCGCGAACTGCGGGTTCCCGGTCTCTGCCGTCCAGGCTTACGGGCTGGGCATTCCGCAGAATTTCATCCAGGGCGTTGGCAATCCCCATGACGAGTTCTCCAACAAGACGCTTGGCGTGTTCCTGCAGGATAGCTGGCGCGTAGGCCGGAACCTGACCTTGAACTATGGCGTGCGGTATGACGTGGAGTACACGCCGACGTTCAAGGCTGCAACGTCTCTGGCGCAGTCTGCGCAGGATGCGCTCGGCATCACGCAGGGTATTCCGCGCGACTTCAACAATGTTGCACCGCGTATCGGCCTGGCGTGGGATCCGTGGGGCGACGGCAAGACCGTTGTGCGCGGTTCTTTCGGCATGTTCTACGACCACCCATTGCTTGGGTTGGCGTTCGACTCCGACGTGGCCGATGCAACCCAGGCTCCGCAGATCGTGCTCTTCGGAGGAACACCCTCGGGTTGCAGCCTGAACGCCGCCAACGCCTTCACTGGCCGCCTGGCCTGTCTGCCTGCCTCGTTCACTTACTTGCCCAACGAACAGCGCTTCAATCCAGCGCCGAACACGGACTCGGTCTGGGTCAACCAGAACTTCCTAACGGCCGGTGTGCCGCTGACGATGTTGCCGTTCGGATTCCCGACCGGAAAGAATTTCGTCTACGCGTATTCGAACCAGGCGAACTTCACAATCGAGCATGACTACGGTCACAACCTCTCCGTGAGTTTGCAGTACAACTTCAACGGCGGACACCACCTGAACCGCCCGATTAACGCAAACGCCGTCCGCACCGACCTGCTGATCGCGAATTACAAGAATGCGCTCGCAGCGGGCGATATCGGCGCCGCGAGTGGTCCGCTTTCCGTGGGCACAGTTGGCGCGCCGTGCGGTGTCGGCTCAGGCGGGGTGCCTTGGGTGGCTCCGTTCATCGTCAACTTCTTCCGTCCGTCGGGTCTGAACCCGTCGTTCGCGCCGTTGCTAGGAACGGGTGGTCCGCTGAATGGCTGCAATCCAGCGGTTCAGGGTCTGCTTGCGCTCGACAAACTTGGCTACGGAGTCAGCGTTCCCTTCAGCGATATGCCGTCGAACTACTCGAACGGCAGCTCGGTCTACCATGGCTTCACGGCTAATGTGAAGAAGCGCTTCTCGAAAAACTACGAGTTCCTCGCTTCGTACACGTGGTCGCACTCCATCGACGACTCGACCGACTTGCAGTCGCCGCTGTCGCCGCAGAACAACTACCGGCCCGACCTGGAGCGCTCGAACTCGCTGTTCGACCAGCGCCATCGCTTCGTCTTCAGCGCCGTATACCAGAGCGGACGACTCGGTCAGGGGTTCTTCAACAAGCTGCTGAGTGACTGGACGCTCGCCCCCATCATCGAAGTCGGCAGCGGACGCCCGTTCAACATCATCACGGGTATCGACCAGAACTTCGACTTCGGTACCACGACAGACCGTCCTATGATGGCGCAGGCTGGACAGACCAACAGTTGCGGCCAGACCGCCAGCGCCACCGAGTTCTCGCCCACCGGGTTCGTCATTCCGGCGTGCTACAAGGATGGCCAATATATCGGTGACCTTGGCCGCAATACGGGAATCCGCCCCATGACTCTGTTCACAGATTTGCGCGTGTCCCGCCGCATACGGCTGACCGAGCGCATCGGCCTCGACGGCGTCATGGACGTGTTCAACCTCATTAACCGCCGCAACGTCGCCGACGTGAATCCGTTGTGGGATCACGCCGGTCAGGCGACAGCGGCTTTCGACCCGCGTCAGTTCCAGTTTGCGCTGCGACTGTCGTGGTAA
- a CDS encoding CDGSH iron-sulfur domain-containing protein, translated as MADVRITIRPNGPYRVEAPEGSVELVDANGNKYDLTGKPAFSLCRCGASTKKPFCDGTHSKIGFQAAEAAVAQEQPKSGAIDPPVSSSAKG; from the coding sequence ATGGCAGATGTGAGGATCACGATCCGGCCGAACGGACCGTATCGCGTGGAAGCGCCGGAAGGCTCCGTTGAGTTAGTGGACGCGAACGGAAACAAGTACGACTTGACCGGTAAGCCGGCGTTCTCGTTGTGCCGCTGCGGCGCCAGCACGAAAAAACCTTTTTGCGACGGCACGCACTCGAAGATCGGATTCCAGGCAGCGGAGGCAGCCGTGGCGCAGGAGCAGCCAAAGTCCGGTGCGATTGATCCGCCGGTGAGCAGCTCCGCGAAGGGGTAG